CAATCTATCATTATACCTCAAGACATAGAAACACTTATAATTCCCATTCcacctaaaattataggaatTTGTTGATAGTTGGAATAAATTCGTAAATTGGGTCGATCAATAAGCTTTATATTTAATCAGAAGTTTCATTTATCCAAAACTCTTCTAATCAAAACTAAGCTTTTATGATCAAAAGAttcattaattaaaaaaaatattttttatataaaaattttaatccttgcGTACTTGCACGTGCATTGCACTTGCAAAATGCTAATATTATACTAAAGAAATGACTGGAATTGCGCATATGAAGAGGAACTCTAAAAGAAGCGGAGCCCCTAcaagttttgttttgtttttttttactaGGGCCTATGGTTGCTGGAACTATTTTCTTCCTAGGACTTGCACTCTAAatatatgagaaaaaaaaaatcaattgagCATCTCCATTGCATACTTCAGTTTTCAGACTTTTATCATGAGCTTGAATTTTCTTTGGATCTTGAATCCTAACCTTTCAAGAGGATAGGGTAATCTAGGTTTTACTATTATGAACATGTGAGATTGTATTTCACTCTCAGTACTCAAGAGGATATCAGTAGGACCAttttaaactttaactaggaTGTAAAATGTGAGAGAATCACTTGGAGGAATCAAATTATAGCACAAGTTctaattttctttccatttaGAAATTCTTTCTTTAGACATCTCAAATGACTTATGTTACTTTTTCCAATTTTCCCACCCCCTTTGATGCCACAGTGATAGCGATGAGAGCCCCATAATGATAGTGATGAGAGCTATAACTAATGCCTTATACTTGATGTGGGCCAGATACTCGGAAAGATCTTTGATAGCTAGGAAAATTCAAGATCCCATACTTGCAGACCTTGCGATTTATATGGTTTACTTCTCTTAAAAACCTCTATTCTTCAGCTTTTTCAAAATCAACTTCAATGGCAATTTGAACAACAGAAGTTATTCCAGTAGAGAAAGCTTTGTTATGTAAGATTTTGTATCGTCATCGGTGGCGGCCGGTGGAGCGTCACTGTTTGATATAACAATTTCTTTTGTTCAATTGGGGCTGCGTGGAAAGGACTCATTTATGCTATCTTTGGTTTACGGGTGGACATGTTGACTCTAGAAGGGGACTCTAAGATAGTAATATCGCAGATAAATGTAGAAATGGAGTATTGTAATATCTATCTTCTTTACTGATTGACGTTCACAAACTCATAGCTAGATACACTTCTTGTTGGGCAACCTATATCTACTGAGACACCAATAATGCGGCCAATTAGGTAGCATCCTTGATAGCAAAGTATAGTAGCTTGGTGCTATGGGAGTTCTCGGCAAAGCTTACTCAAGGGCTCCGTAAAGTAGTTGGTTCATAAAATAAAGATGCCAAGTAATTTGGATTGGTGGGGCTTAGCTTGGAAAAAGAATGGTCTAGGTTTAGCTCAAAACTAGATGGACCCAgctctatattttattttcttttactttttctttaaatatttttttagtataGGTATATTTCCGAATTTTTAaacatattattaaaatataataagtaAGGTattgttatttatatttttaataaaattttaaaattatattttcacgtgcATACCACGGACCAATGACCAGCGGGTTACAAATATTTTCCTGGGCGAAACCGCGTTCTACTAAAGCGGCCACCATACCGGACGCCAACACCGTCGTTAAACCGGAACCGAATGTCCCTCCGAGTCCGCTCCTCCGTGTGGGGGAAGCCATCTTACGCGTGGATAGACATGAACCGGCCGCGCTATTCTTCCCCTGTTTCCAAAccgttgagaaaaaaaaaaagaagggaagagcGAGCCGGAaacgagagggagagagagagagaaagagagagagagcgccccAGAGAACAAAGAACGCGCACCCTCGCCCCGCCTTCCCCTGTTCTCCAAAATCCCAAGCCATTTTCATCAGATCCCTCGCCCAATAAGCAGAAACCTCCGCCAAAAAAACCCCTTTTTTCTCCAATTAGGGTATTCCCTACAAAAGCAAACCCTCTCAATTTAGGGCTAGATCCAGAGACCAAGATCCTCTTATAAAGGGAAATTAGGGATTTTCTCAGAAGCCAAGAATCTTTGACCGGCATGAAGGGGCGCTCGCACCGCCTGCCGCCGTCGGAGCCGCCGGACGACTGGGGCGACGGCTCCTGGACGGTGGATTGCTCCTGCGGCGTGACCTTCGACGACGGGGAGGAGATGGTCAGTTGCGACGAGTGCGGAGTCTGGGTCCACACCCGCTGCTCCCGCTTCACCAAGGGCGAGGCCTCCTTCGCCTGCCACAACTGCAAGGCCGCCGCCGCAGCGGCCAACAGGCGCCCCCGCCGGTCGCCTTCCTTCCCTTCTGACGATACCGAGGAGACCGAGGTCGCCCAGTTCCTCATCGAGCTCCCCACCAAGACCGATCCCTTCCTGCCGCCTCACCGCCCCCCCTTCCGCCTCTGGACCGACGTTCCCATCGAGGACCGGGTCCATGTCCAGGGGGTCCCTGGCGGCGACCCGGGTCTCTTCCAGGGCCTCTCGTCGGTCTTCACCTCCGAGCTGTGGCGGTGCACCGGGTACGTTCCCAAGAAGTTTAATTTCCGGTACAGGGAGTTTCCTTGCTGGGACGAGGAGGACGGCGAGAACCAGGCCAGCAGGGGGGCGGACGTGCTGTTCTCCCtgtcgaaggagaaggaggctgtCCCTTGTGTACCCGTGAGGACTTTTGAGAGGAAAGTGTCTCCGGACAGGGTCAGGAAGGCAGAGGGAGAGAAAGCTTCAAGCGGTGGCGGCTGCTCGTTGAGTTctgggaagaaggagaggagcaAGCTTCGCACTTTCGGGGCTTCTTCGGgtaagaagaggaaggaagaggcaggggaggggaaggacCGGAGCGCAAAGAAGAAATCTAGGATTGATGTCGACAAAGCTTTGGGTGATAGTAAGAAGAGAGGTCAGTATTGCATAAATTGTTTGTAAATTTTGAGAAAATGTTAAActgttcttgattttttttatttgtttattgatTATTCAAGAATttggttttgttgttttttggGGTTTAATGTAACAGGTTCTGTTCCGATCATTGATGTGAACAAAACTGAACTCCGGGAGGATGGTGATTTCCAGGTTGCAGACTCTGGTATTCCAGATAGGAAGAGCGGAGATAGGAAGGAAGAGATGCCGATGGAGCCCAGCTCTACTGATCACCCGGAAGGTACAGATAATGGCGTTGATCACAAACACCTAATTGATGTAAAGGCTTCTGTGGAGGCATTTTCTGGACAGGGGATGAAACAAAAGAGTTCAATGGAAATACCCATGAAGATCGAGAAAGCTATTCAGCCAGATCCCGTAAGAACTGAAATTCCTCAAAAAACTGATGTTGGATCTGACGGGAAAGGAAGTGTTCTACCTGAGGAATCTGTGAAGGAAGAGGTATGTTTTCACTTGATTGTTTTTACTGTATACATCTGCATGGAGAAATTGTTTTATTCGGAAACTATTACTTACACAGCATTACATGAGGTGAATTCTGAAAGGACTACCTCTATATCAGTCCTATAATCTTCAAAGATGATGGAAGCTGTAAACAGAATGAAACTACGATACCCACTTAAACAGAAAGTAGAGCCCTCTTAGTAGGTCCATGCAACTCGATCTAATGATAAAGTGTTACcggattcttttcttttccttgtgtGTCAAACAAAAGGAGAGTGATAGAAAAAATGTGCCATTTGATTATTTAACAATCTTAAAAGAGGAGCGGGATACTCATAGCTAGCACAAACAAAAATAGGAATATGATCTGGTGTGATGCATATATAGTGGTCTAGCAGAGTTCTTGGTAAAAGACAATATGGTAAGATGGTGATCTTATTTCTGAATGTGAAGACCTAGATTGGTGTAAATCTATAATTTTGAGTGGTAAAAGTTgagataattttataatttagacTAAAAGAAAGTTGTGGTGGCTTCAGCAATGATGGAAAGAGATACTACAAGGCATATCAATTCAAATACATGCATAATACATAGACATATACATGCAGATAtacttatgtatgtatatgtagatAATGACGAAGCAAGCTTCCTTGGATTAGATAACAAATGTATATCTAACACCCCCCTCTCGGCGCGCCCAAAAAAGAAAGTATATTGTTTCCTAAATACTGATATATACTACAGAATTTGAATAAAGGTATGCTTCTGAAAAGTAAGAATAAGATGATGCAAAAGTGGGTAGAATACCATGAAATCTAAATTATAGGTTATGCTGTGAAGCTATTTTGGTTGTACTACAGAATTTGAATATAGTACAAAAATGTAAGaataagaggaagaaaaagtggGTAGCATAACATGAAATCCAAATTATAGGTTATGCCCATGAATCTTTTTTGgatgataaaatattatttggtaaAAGTATTAGGGATGTCTAAAACTACTTTGGCTTCATAATAGAATGATGAAGTAATCGGGCAATTTCTTGCCTAGCAATTGATTGGAAATTTTAATCTGATTTGAGAAAGGTTAATGATGATACAAAGAGAGCATTTATGATGGGTCATGAGTTAGGCAGCTTGGATGGCATATTGACTATCAGCTTGAAAGCAATGTTAAGTATGCAAACCATTACTGGAGAGAGGAGGTAGTTCCTAGCAGTCATATGTGCTCACCATATGTCACTTAGCCTAAAGTTCAGCAAATGCTTTTTGGTTATTATTTTAATCACCATCATTCTTATATCTATGCGTGACAGACCTCAGCAAAGATCATTTTGAGATGTGTACCCTATGTAGTTCTTGTGGGTACCCAAAGTTTGGCTAATTATTTGTCATATTCATTGATTGAATTGTTTTGACATATTCTTATAATATTGAACTAACtatatatgaattatttaacaaTTTAAGATTGTTTCAGTGTATTTATTGATTATTCAAGAATTATAATGAGATATCCATTTGTTAATTCAAGGATTTGCAATTGCACTGATTGTTGTGGGTGACTAATATAGGTAAAACTTGAAGTTGTCCATACTAACCTTTTTTTAGAAATCTCACTTTGATTGCATCCTTGCTTTCAATAATTTTTCagttattttatatataattttcattTTCAACCTCAAGATCATGACAATAAAGTTTTTTGGTAGCAAAACTTGACTATGAATCTGTTCACTTCCAGATGCCTTATTCTTAAATCAAACAGCGTATGTTGCTGCCACATCCTATTAAAGCATCATTTTATTATCAAACTTtatatattctatttttctgttaAAATTTAATCATTCTTTGAAAAAAGGCACCTTGATGTGTTCCATACAATTTTAACTCCTTAGGTTTACTAATTGCTATACATGAACAATTCATTAGTTAAGAATGCTTGAATTACATACTAAAACATAGCCACAATACATTTTATGTTATAAAAGATATTTTTGGAATTGGGGAATATTGTACTCTGACTCCATCTATCATATTTTCTGCGAAAAATGCCCTTCAGATTTTCGTATAAGAAATAACTGATCACACCAAAATAAACCCagccattttaaaaaaaaagaaaataattaaaatgCTCATCTCTTGTTGATCTCTCCTCAAATTTTTGTCCATGACAACTCTCCACCCACCTTTTCTCTCTCACCTCTTCTTATTTGGGTGGAAAAAGGTAAGGTAATCCTGATTCAAGATCCAATGGATTTTACTATCTATTTTTTAAGGAAACAAATTTCTGGTGCCCTTTCTTCACTTTGATTCGAAGTTAGATTGATTCCACATCCTACTTTTAAAGGAGACCAAAAAGGAAAATATAAGAGAGATCCCACTATTCTCTTATGCAAATTCCGTACAACGCAAAATTTCTGGCACCCCCTATTCTTCTTTGATCCATCTagcttttaaaaaatagaaaaaaatccaATTGGATTCcaattcttgttctttaggcagACAATTAAGAACCAAAATGTAAGAGGGGCTTTCTTTTACAAATTTTACCTGACCCAAAATTTCTCTAGCTCATTCTTCCTTCTTATCTGAACCTAGTTTGATTCTAATTGTAGCAAAAATTCAAATCTATCTAAGTAACAAATGCCTTGCTTTTCTAGAGAATAGATGTGGGTTATATTAACTAAATTAAAGAGAGGTACTTGAGTTTGTGTTGAATGTtgtaagaaaagaagaggaagaactaAATTAGcataaatggatgtgaagaaggATGTGGAGAAACTTGGAATAACATTTCAGGTGGCTTAAGATAGGAATACTTGGCAAATGAGGATCCAATCCAAAATATTTGGGAAAAGGCTGGATGATTATGAATATGATCATGATTATGAGTATGTTGTGCCTCATAGACCATCATGTACAATTTTGAACATGAGGAATTTGAGCTATCAAAGGATTGATTAGGCCAGAACCAAATCACATTTCTTCTTTCAGTTGATAGGTTTTTCTTTATAATTCTTGATTAATCtgagaaatatttcttttctaagTTGAGGAATTATTTGATCAACGCAACTATACTTGATTATGCTTTTTAAAAGGTCCCAAAACTGATTTAGGTGAAGTTAATGGACAATCCTTTCTTCTTGTATTTCTGTTGCAGAAAACTTATGTCTTGTGAATAACAATTTTTTCTCCTTCATACATTTGACTAGGTTGTTGGCAAAGCTGGACATGTTTTGAAACAACCGAAGGATGAAAGCCATTTCGAAGGGGGTGTAAATGGAAGTGCATGCAGTATAATGTTGGAATTGGAGAATTCAAAGCCTGCTACTGGTGATCTCACGAATAGTCATCATGCTGTGCTTGAAACTCCGAATCTTTCTGAGTCAAGTAGTTTGATTTTACCTAGCTCAAAACTGGATAAAACTGAAGTGAAGATTGAAATGGGTGATCACCAATCTGCAGGAAACTCAAAATCACCATTTTATCCTGTTACTGATGGGAAGTTGCATAGCATGGATCACTTGCCCTATAATCTTCAAAAGCCACCTGGTCAATCATCTGAGAGTCTTCGGGACATTTTAAGTGTTACTGCTTCGCCATTTGATGAACCGAAAGCACATGATGTTAAAAAAGAACCAGAACTAAGTCATCAAGGTTGTGACAATATGACAGAAGCAACATTTGCTAGTTTTAATGACCATAATCAATGCGGGTTGGAAGTAGAGTCAGCAACATCTCCACCAGAACAGGTTTCCTCAGAACTGAGGCATTGTTTAGTAAATGTTGATGGAACCATGAAATCTGATTCTCAAAATCAGAGCCATTCAGTGTCTGGTGGACGGAAGTTGGTGTTAGGTGCTGGAAAAGCCTCTTCAACTTCATCTGTACCTGTCATATCAAGATCTGTTTCCGGTATTTACAAGTCACAGAGCATCATGACATCTTCAACATCTAGAAAGGCTGTTCATTTAATTAAACATCGAGTAAAGGTGAGTGCGTGTACAGTCAGCAAGAAAGACAATGCAGCAACCGCTGTATCTTCTGAAGAAAGCACGCAAGAGGTTTCAAGACAACCAGCAAAAGGCCATCCAAAAGGATCAATATCTTCTGGATCTAAATCATCTCAAACAAGCAGAACTTTTGTTTCTGCTTCTAAGCATACTTTATCAGATTCAAAAGAACAACTACTTTGTCCATCATCAAAAGCAGAAGAGACAACAGTTGTGTTAGGCTCTGGTGAAACAAATGAATCATCACAGACTCAAACTGCCTCTGTTCAAATCAAGATGTCTTCAAACTCAAGCCAGAAAAATGAAAAGACCCATCAACCAATTCCCCTACCCTCATCAAAAGTGTTCAATAGTTCAATGCCTATGCATCCGCCAGCACCTGTTAATGCTACCACAACATTAAGTGATGAAGAGGTGAGAGTGAAACTGCATTTGCTATGTAACATATTTGATAAAGGAGAAAAATGAATTGTCAGGTTTCTCATATTCGCTACCTCTGTTTGACAGCTTGCACTACTTCTGCATCAAGAGCTAAACAGCTCTCCTAGGGTTCCTAGGGTACCACGTGTGCGGCAGGCAGCTGGCATGCAGTTGGCTCCAACTACGAGTGTGCTTTCAAAACGCTCTTCTGGGTCTAGTGGAAAGGATCAACGTTCTTCTCGGTCTGGTGGAAAGGATCATGTTTCGGTAAGACTAGTTTCCCATAAACTGTCCATCTAGAAGTATCGCCTGCAGTAACGTCAGTTTCCTTTGCTCTGTGCTACAGTATCGTTATTTAGATGATCTTTTTTATTGTATTTATGTGGGTTAATTGATCTGGGCTTTAGTGCATTTTGTAGGGTTCTAAAAGGAAGGATAAAGAAGATGCATCCAGAGAGAGTTCCCGTAATTCTCGTGAGATAAATGATGAAACCAGAAGGATCTGCAAGGTACAGTCTTCACCTGAGTGGAAACATCAAGAATCTTCCTTCATGTCCGATGGTTCTGCCAAGAAGGATACACAGAATAGATCTTCTGATACTGTGACATCAGTGAAGAAAAATATTCCTCTTGCCTCCACTGTAGGTACAAACAGTGGTCCTCCTTCATCTGAGGCCACTGGATCAACTTCATCAATACGTAACTCACCTAAGGATGTTCCGAGTGATGATGGTACTCTTGCTTCACGCACTTTGCCAGGTACGTCCAGTTTTGCTTAAAGTGCAACAGATCAAATCATTGGCTCTATCACAAATATTTCCTATACTTGATTTTCAGGGTTAATTGACGAGATAATGAGTAAGAACAGGCACATTACATATGAGGAGCTATGTGACGCCGTTCACCCTGTATGACTTTACCATCCTATCAGATGCTGCTAACCTTACGTGTTTGCTATAGTTCTGATCTTGTCTGTTGCTTTGTGTGTTATTTGCAGTACTGGAATGATCTGAGAAAGCCAAATGGGGAACGTTATGCTTATCCTAGTCATTTACATGCTGTTCATGATTGTCTGAGAAACAGGAGTGAATGGGCTCATCTCATTGATCTAGCCCCGAAGGTATGCAACCAATATCAGTTCCATCTGTATTGATCTATACTATTtcattcttctttatttttctttggcaATACCCTTATTTTAGGCAACCAGCCTTACTAATGGATTAGTTTATAGCTTTGACGCCTGATTATTAGATGCAGTCGTTATTCTATTATGTTTTTCTATTTCAACTAGTAATACTACAGGATAAGGGGTACCCATATGCCAGGTAATTGTGAGAATAATTGGATTCCATTGCAAGTGTTTTGCTGTTGCTTCCTCCTTC
Above is a genomic segment from Phoenix dactylifera cultivar Barhee BC4 chromosome 2, palm_55x_up_171113_PBpolish2nd_filt_p, whole genome shotgun sequence containing:
- the LOC103722918 gene encoding uncharacterized protein LOC103722918, with translation MKGRSHRLPPSEPPDDWGDGSWTVDCSCGVTFDDGEEMVSCDECGVWVHTRCSRFTKGEASFACHNCKAAAAAANRRPRRSPSFPSDDTEETEVAQFLIELPTKTDPFLPPHRPPFRLWTDVPIEDRVHVQGVPGGDPGLFQGLSSVFTSELWRCTGYVPKKFNFRYREFPCWDEEDGENQASRGADVLFSLSKEKEAVPCVPVRTFERKVSPDRVRKAEGEKASSGGGCSLSSGKKERSKLRTFGASSGKKRKEEAGEGKDRSAKKKSRIDVDKALGDSKKRGSVPIIDVNKTELREDGDFQVADSGIPDRKSGDRKEEMPMEPSSTDHPEGTDNGVDHKHLIDVKASVEAFSGQGMKQKSSMEIPMKIEKAIQPDPVRTEIPQKTDVGSDGKGSVLPEESVKEEVVGKAGHVLKQPKDESHFEGGVNGSACSIMLELENSKPATGDLTNSHHAVLETPNLSESSSLILPSSKLDKTEVKIEMGDHQSAGNSKSPFYPVTDGKLHSMDHLPYNLQKPPGQSSESLRDILSVTASPFDEPKAHDVKKEPELSHQGCDNMTEATFASFNDHNQCGLEVESATSPPEQVSSELRHCLVNVDGTMKSDSQNQSHSVSGGRKLVLGAGKASSTSSVPVISRSVSGIYKSQSIMTSSTSRKAVHLIKHRVKVSACTVSKKDNAATAVSSEESTQEVSRQPAKGHPKGSISSGSKSSQTSRTFVSASKHTLSDSKEQLLCPSSKAEETTVVLGSGETNESSQTQTASVQIKMSSNSSQKNEKTHQPIPLPSSKVFNSSMPMHPPAPVNATTTLSDEELALLLHQELNSSPRVPRVPRVRQAAGMQLAPTTSVLSKRSSGSSGKDQRSSRSGGKDHVSGSKRKDKEDASRESSRNSREINDETRRICKVQSSPEWKHQESSFMSDGSAKKDTQNRSSDTVTSVKKNIPLASTVGTNSGPPSSEATGSTSSIRNSPKDVPSDDGTLASRTLPGLIDEIMSKNRHITYEELCDAVHPYWNDLRKPNGERYAYPSHLHAVHDCLRNRSEWAHLIDLAPKTNSSKKRRKLDSDMPTTESENEKAKNKASGKVEDRGAESHHEDFPKGKRKARKRRWLELRGRGVKEARKRRNQDAASDDDPDTFSHSSNEGKENLFSEDESPAVGSHAVGADLSSSSSDDT